From the Pedobacter cryoconitis genome, one window contains:
- a CDS encoding SRPBCC family protein: MKNQPFEIERTYNAPVEKVWKAITDKNEMKQWYFDLEEFSPEKGFEFTFDAGDKNIMYTHICKIVEVIPYQKLSYSWRYKDYEGDSLVTFELFPEGEKTRLKLTHEGLETFPQNNPSFAKESFAGGWNEIIGKNLKGYVEKAG; this comes from the coding sequence ATGAAAAATCAACCATTTGAAATTGAAAGGACTTATAATGCACCTGTAGAAAAAGTCTGGAAAGCCATTACTGATAAAAATGAGATGAAGCAATGGTATTTTGATCTGGAAGAGTTTAGTCCGGAAAAAGGTTTTGAATTTACATTTGACGCGGGTGATAAAAATATCATGTACACTCACATTTGTAAAATAGTGGAAGTTATACCTTATCAAAAACTCAGCTATAGCTGGAGGTATAAAGATTATGAGGGTGATTCACTGGTTACTTTTGAACTGTTTCCAGAAGGAGAGAAAACCAGGTTAAAACTTACGCATGAGGGATTAGAAACATTTCCTCAAAACAATCCTTCTTTTGCTAAGGAAAGTTTTGCTGGTGGATGGAATGAAATTATCGGCAAGAATTTGAAGGGATATGTAGAAAAGGCTGGATAA
- a CDS encoding ArsR/SmtB family transcription factor, with protein sequence MRRDVFQAIADPTRREILNMIATQSLNLNTVAGNFEISRPAISKHIKILMECGLINIKQQGRERICEARLEKLNEVAEWIEQYKVFWTSKLDALETFLAKDVEESITSQSPSTPIVKSAKIKTKSKNQ encoded by the coding sequence ATGAGAAGAGATGTTTTTCAGGCGATTGCTGATCCTACACGCAGAGAGATTTTGAATATGATTGCAACTCAATCTTTAAATCTGAATACAGTAGCTGGCAACTTTGAAATTAGCCGCCCTGCAATTTCAAAGCATATAAAAATACTAATGGAGTGTGGTTTGATCAATATTAAACAGCAAGGCAGGGAAAGGATATGTGAGGCAAGGTTAGAGAAATTGAACGAAGTTGCGGAATGGATTGAACAGTATAAAGTATTCTGGACATCAAAATTAGACGCACTGGAAACATTCTTAGCGAAAGATGTAGAAGAATCTATTACTTCTCAAAGTCCCTCCACTCCTATTGTTAAATCAGCTAAAATTAAAACCAAATCTAAAAATCAATAG
- a CDS encoding MFS transporter, translated as MNRQTDLSAIEQSTDENREPSRISKQRLKAIFGGSIGNLVEWYDWYAYSAFSIYFSSSFFPSGNLTAQLMNTTGIFALGFLMRPIGGWMFGRIADKAGRKQSMTLSVLLMSLGSLLIALTPTYKTIGLVAPLLLLTARLLQGLSVGGEYGVSATYLSEMASKNRRGFYSSFQYVTLIGGQLIALGIQIILQRVLTEDQLTSWGWRIPFVVGAILSVVALYLRKNLHETKAFEARKSKKDSGTIRELLKHPKAILTVVGMTLGGTLAFYTYTTYMQKFLVNTVHLSKGDATLLSFFSLLIFALLQPVFGTLSDRIGRKPLLIGFGTLGTIFTVPLLTTLSNTTSQWSAFFLLLAGLIIVSGYTSINAIVKAELFPAQIRALGVGLPYGITVAIFGGTVEYLALWSKKIGHEPYFYWYITACIFFSLVVYVFMRDSKETSKLNEDPEN; from the coding sequence ATGAACCGACAAACTGACCTATCCGCAATCGAACAATCAACTGATGAAAACCGGGAGCCGTCCAGGATCTCCAAACAACGGCTTAAAGCTATTTTTGGAGGTTCAATAGGGAACCTGGTAGAATGGTACGACTGGTATGCCTACTCCGCATTTTCCATTTACTTTTCTTCCTCTTTTTTTCCCTCGGGTAATTTAACTGCCCAACTGATGAATACGACAGGGATTTTTGCGCTTGGCTTTTTGATGCGCCCAATCGGCGGATGGATGTTTGGCCGTATTGCTGATAAAGCAGGACGTAAACAAAGTATGACATTATCCGTGTTACTGATGTCTCTGGGGTCATTACTGATTGCATTAACACCAACTTACAAAACAATAGGATTGGTGGCCCCGTTACTGCTGCTGACCGCCAGATTATTACAAGGACTTAGCGTTGGGGGTGAATACGGAGTCTCTGCAACCTACTTAAGCGAAATGGCCTCTAAAAACCGCCGTGGATTTTATTCCAGCTTCCAGTATGTTACACTGATCGGAGGACAGCTGATTGCGTTAGGTATACAGATCATCCTTCAAAGAGTACTCACAGAAGATCAGTTAACTTCCTGGGGATGGCGCATCCCTTTCGTCGTTGGAGCTATACTTTCTGTTGTAGCCCTTTACCTTCGTAAAAATCTGCATGAAACAAAAGCTTTTGAAGCCCGCAAGAGTAAAAAAGATAGCGGAACGATCAGAGAATTACTCAAACACCCTAAAGCTATACTAACTGTGGTAGGAATGACACTGGGAGGAACCCTCGCATTTTATACCTACACCACCTATATGCAGAAATTCCTGGTCAATACCGTTCATCTTTCCAAAGGGGACGCCACACTTTTATCTTTCTTCTCCCTGCTCATCTTTGCCTTGTTACAACCGGTTTTCGGTACTCTTTCTGACCGTATTGGCCGTAAGCCACTTCTCATTGGCTTTGGCACACTGGGAACTATTTTTACCGTTCCTCTGCTCACCACATTGAGCAATACAACTTCACAATGGAGTGCTTTTTTCCTGTTACTGGCAGGTTTAATTATTGTGAGTGGATACACCAGTATTAATGCAATTGTAAAAGCAGAATTGTTTCCGGCACAAATCAGAGCATTGGGCGTTGGTTTACCTTATGGAATTACAGTAGCCATATTTGGAGGAACAGTTGAATATTTAGCCTTATGGTCCAAAAAAATAGGGCATGAACCCTATTTTTACTGGTATATCACCGCCTGTATATTTTTCTCTCTCGTGGTTTACGTGTTTATGAGAGATTCTAAAGAGACTTCAAAATTGAATGAAGATCCGGAAAACTAA
- a CDS encoding DUF3078 domain-containing protein: MKILILSLALTVISLMGYAQVAPKVDTTKRWTIHGENTLLINQSSFSNWSSGGVNSIAGNILFNYDFNYKKDVWSWDNKVILGYGLSKQQDVGTRKNDDRIILNSLLGRKASQYWLYTFYANFQTQFAKGYNYSTTPQTLISNIFAPAYLTFGPGFAYKRSDNFRINISPAAARIIMVTDQTLSDAGAFGVDPGKKSKFQFGASLDAYYKVNLVENISLENTLKLYADYLDKPGNIYTDYTANLFMKVNKFVTVNAGVQLIYDDKTKIPYVDNGVNRDKKALQVKQIFGAGVTYKF, from the coding sequence ATGAAAATACTTATCCTTTCCTTAGCATTGACCGTGATCAGCCTGATGGGCTATGCACAGGTTGCCCCAAAAGTTGACACGACAAAAAGGTGGACTATTCATGGGGAAAACACGTTATTAATTAATCAAAGTTCTTTTTCTAACTGGTCATCTGGCGGGGTGAACTCGATAGCAGGAAATATACTGTTCAATTATGATTTCAATTATAAAAAGGATGTCTGGAGCTGGGATAACAAAGTTATTTTAGGCTATGGGTTGAGTAAACAGCAAGATGTTGGTACCCGTAAAAATGATGACAGGATTATTTTAAATAGTTTATTGGGGCGCAAGGCTTCTCAATATTGGCTATATACTTTCTATGCGAATTTCCAGACGCAGTTTGCAAAGGGTTATAATTATTCGACAACGCCTCAAACCTTGATTTCAAATATTTTTGCCCCGGCTTACCTGACCTTTGGGCCTGGTTTTGCTTATAAGCGCTCAGATAATTTCAGGATTAACATTTCGCCTGCTGCTGCGCGTATTATTATGGTCACTGACCAGACACTTTCTGATGCTGGCGCTTTTGGTGTTGATCCCGGTAAAAAGAGCAAATTCCAGTTTGGCGCTTCGTTAGATGCTTATTATAAAGTAAACCTGGTGGAGAATATTAGTCTGGAAAACACTTTAAAGCTGTATGCTGATTATCTGGATAAACCAGGGAACATTTACACGGATTATACTGCAAATCTTTTCATGAAGGTGAACAAGTTTGTGACCGTAAATGCGGGTGTACAGTTGATCTATGATGATAAAACTAAAATACCTTATGTTGACAATGGGGTAAACAGAGATAAAAAAGCGTTGCAGGTCAAACAGATTTTTGGAGCTGGGGTAACTTACAAGTTCTAG
- a CDS encoding penicillin-binding protein activator LpoB has protein sequence MKFNRLLTVTALAASGMMIASCSSRQVTRVSTDQTIDISGSWNNSDSRLAADELTKNILNASWIGTHLDEHQGKKPVVIVGFVQNKSHEHIDAETFVKDIESSFIQTQRVRLVQGGKKREELRAEKADQQTNSSNSTIKKFGLENGADYILQGSINSIVDAHKRQKVVYYQVNLELTNIQTNEVVWIGEKKIAKYVKN, from the coding sequence ATGAAATTCAATAGATTATTAACGGTTACAGCGCTTGCCGCTTCAGGAATGATGATTGCATCATGCTCATCCAGACAAGTAACACGAGTGAGTACAGATCAAACTATAGACATTAGTGGATCATGGAATAACAGTGATTCCAGACTGGCAGCAGATGAACTGACTAAGAACATTCTGAATGCAAGCTGGATCGGCACGCATCTGGATGAACATCAAGGCAAAAAACCAGTAGTAATTGTTGGATTTGTTCAGAATAAAAGTCATGAGCATATTGATGCAGAAACTTTTGTAAAAGACATCGAAAGCTCTTTCATTCAAACACAAAGAGTACGTTTAGTACAAGGCGGTAAAAAACGTGAAGAATTACGTGCAGAAAAAGCGGATCAGCAAACGAACTCTTCTAACTCAACTATCAAAAAGTTTGGTTTAGAAAACGGTGCTGATTATATCCTTCAGGGATCGATTAACTCTATCGTAGATGCACACAAACGTCAGAAAGTAGTTTATTACCAGGTAAATCTTGAACTGACTAATATTCAGACTAATGAAGTGGTTTGGATCGGTGAGAAGAAAATAGCCAAATACGTTAAAAACTAA
- a CDS encoding COG3014 family protein translates to MTTIRTYTLRASVVGLMLFLFGCASYNDRITPYYKNISTGNYKEAQIELDKNSLIQKPRNKLLFLMEKGRVSHLLGDYENSNRYFNEADQMLEIGLTGTLDATVGVLVNPMTQRYKGEDFEKFMIHYYKALNYLYLHNTDEAVVEARRISLQAQEQGDKFNNKDKRYAQDAFSLMLQGMIYESNKDINNAFISYRNAVEIYQKSPDKTYYGTQMPLGLQQDVIRTAYLNGFTSEAVQFETAFGIKYKPEKAPEGGELIFFWENGLAPVKKQEDLFFTLTRGDGGNLFFSNAAGGLLIPFVYSGDRDKLNIKAVESLRASFPKYVAQPSYYASAVLKNTQGDVTLEKAEDINELAFRTLQQRTLNEMSKVLSRLAVKKIAEYALRESAKREGQKNNTLLEGLGYGMQLYSLLSEKADTRNWQSLPGSISYARIPLKTGENEITLTLKNAQGGDETKTIKINGNGGIQFYNYSTLR, encoded by the coding sequence ATGACAACCATTCGTACGTATACTCTTCGGGCATCAGTTGTAGGATTGATGCTTTTTTTATTTGGTTGCGCAAGTTATAACGACCGTATTACCCCGTATTATAAAAACATTTCTACAGGGAATTACAAAGAGGCACAAATTGAACTCGACAAAAACAGCCTGATCCAAAAACCAAGAAATAAATTGCTTTTTTTAATGGAAAAGGGGAGAGTAAGCCACTTGCTTGGAGATTATGAAAACAGTAACCGGTACTTTAACGAAGCCGATCAAATGCTTGAAATAGGTTTGACTGGTACCCTGGATGCAACTGTCGGCGTATTGGTCAACCCAATGACACAACGTTATAAAGGAGAAGATTTCGAGAAATTCATGATCCATTACTATAAGGCACTTAACTATTTGTATCTGCATAACACAGATGAAGCAGTTGTAGAAGCCAGAAGGATCAGTTTGCAAGCACAGGAACAAGGAGATAAATTCAATAATAAAGACAAGCGTTACGCTCAGGATGCTTTTTCTTTAATGCTGCAAGGCATGATTTACGAGAGTAATAAAGACATCAATAATGCTTTTATCTCTTACCGGAATGCCGTTGAAATTTATCAGAAAAGCCCGGATAAGACCTATTACGGTACACAAATGCCTTTAGGACTACAACAAGATGTAATCAGAACAGCTTATTTGAACGGATTTACTTCAGAAGCTGTACAATTTGAAACCGCATTTGGCATTAAATATAAACCAGAGAAAGCACCAGAAGGCGGTGAACTGATCTTCTTTTGGGAGAATGGTTTAGCACCTGTTAAAAAACAAGAAGACTTATTCTTTACTTTAACCAGGGGTGATGGTGGTAATCTGTTTTTCAGCAATGCAGCGGGTGGTCTACTGATCCCATTTGTTTATAGTGGTGACCGTGATAAATTGAATATTAAGGCCGTAGAGAGTTTAAGAGCTTCCTTCCCTAAATATGTTGCACAACCTTCTTATTACGCTTCAGCAGTGCTTAAGAATACGCAGGGCGATGTAACGCTTGAAAAAGCAGAAGATATCAATGAACTCGCTTTCAGAACGCTTCAACAGCGTACACTGAATGAAATGAGTAAAGTACTTTCCAGATTAGCGGTTAAGAAAATAGCAGAATACGCTTTACGCGAAAGTGCAAAAAGAGAAGGCCAGAAAAACAATACCTTATTAGAAGGCCTTGGTTATGGTATGCAGCTTTATAGCTTACTTTCTGAGAAGGCAGATACCCGTAACTGGCAATCTCTGCCAGGTAGTATTTCTTATGCCCGTATCCCTTTAAAAACGGGCGAAAACGAAATTACGTTAACACTTAAAAACGCGCAGGGAGGAGATGAAACCAAAACCATTAAAATCAATGGCAATGGGGGAATTCAGTTCTATAATTATTCAACATTACGCTAA
- a CDS encoding GNAT family N-acetyltransferase: MTVLYKIEGPNESEFSAIGELWEASVRATHYFLNEQDIIFFKSLLLNEYLKLVELFCIRDTNGSILGFMGIESDKLEMLFVHPQAMGKGIGKMLLEHAVQTLHVTKVDVNEDNQQAVGFYQKMGFKTISRSALDGMGKPFPILHMTL, encoded by the coding sequence ATGACAGTCTTATATAAAATAGAGGGTCCAAACGAATCTGAATTCTCCGCAATAGGTGAATTATGGGAAGCTTCTGTTCGCGCTACCCATTATTTTTTAAATGAACAGGACATTATCTTCTTTAAATCATTGTTATTAAACGAGTACCTTAAGCTGGTTGAATTATTTTGCATCAGGGATACCAATGGTTCTATTCTTGGTTTTATGGGTATAGAAAGCGATAAACTGGAAATGCTGTTTGTTCATCCGCAGGCAATGGGAAAGGGGATAGGGAAAATGTTACTGGAACATGCCGTACAAACCCTTCACGTTACTAAAGTCGACGTCAATGAAGATAATCAGCAGGCAGTAGGGTTTTATCAGAAAATGGGATTCAAAACCATCAGTCGTTCTGCTTTAGATGGTATGGGGAAACCATTTCCTATACTGCACATGACACTATAA
- a CDS encoding pyridoxal phosphate-dependent aminotransferase — MPHISEKGIQMPASPIRKLTPFADQAKKDGKKVYHLNIGQPDIATPEGMLNAIKNIDFDVWAYTPSEGTLSYRTKLTEYYNKLGYNITPEDILVTVGGSEAITIAMQTCVNEGDEIIIPEPFYANYNGFACMSNVVVKPILSYIENGFALPAIAEFEKLITAKTKAIIICNPNNPTGYLYSREELQALKELCLKYDLFLFSDEAYREFCYDGREFISPMHLDGLEENVVIMDTVSKRYSACGARLGCLITKNKEVIKSGLKFAQARLSPGMVEQIAGTAAVDTPDSYFEEVNKEYTLRRDTLVARLNAIDGVFCPNPGGAFYVVAKFPIDDADVFCQWMLESFDNNGETVMMAPATGFYSSPGSGKDEVRMAYVLNTDDLNKAMDCLALALKQYPGKTN; from the coding sequence ATGCCACATATTTCAGAAAAAGGGATACAAATGCCCGCATCGCCTATTAGAAAACTAACCCCATTTGCAGATCAGGCAAAAAAGGACGGTAAAAAAGTTTATCATTTAAATATCGGACAGCCGGACATTGCCACACCAGAAGGCATGCTGAATGCGATTAAAAATATTGATTTCGATGTTTGGGCTTATACGCCTTCTGAAGGAACATTAAGTTACAGAACAAAACTTACTGAATATTATAATAAACTGGGGTACAATATCACTCCTGAAGATATCTTAGTTACTGTAGGCGGATCTGAGGCGATCACGATCGCTATGCAGACTTGTGTAAATGAAGGGGACGAAATTATCATCCCTGAACCTTTTTATGCAAATTATAATGGATTTGCCTGCATGAGTAATGTGGTTGTAAAACCGATTCTATCTTATATTGAGAATGGTTTTGCTTTACCAGCGATCGCAGAATTTGAAAAGCTGATCACTGCTAAAACTAAAGCGATCATTATCTGTAACCCGAATAATCCAACAGGGTATCTGTATTCAAGAGAAGAGCTTCAGGCTTTGAAAGAATTATGCTTAAAGTATGATTTATTCTTATTCTCTGATGAGGCTTACCGTGAGTTCTGCTATGATGGCAGAGAATTCATTTCTCCAATGCACCTGGATGGTTTAGAGGAAAATGTAGTGATTATGGATACTGTTTCGAAAAGATACAGTGCTTGTGGTGCACGTTTAGGTTGCTTAATCACTAAAAACAAGGAAGTAATCAAGTCAGGATTGAAGTTTGCGCAAGCAAGATTAAGCCCTGGAATGGTAGAACAAATTGCTGGAACTGCTGCTGTTGATACACCTGATAGTTATTTTGAAGAAGTAAACAAGGAATATACTTTACGCAGAGATACTTTAGTAGCGAGATTGAATGCTATTGATGGCGTTTTCTGTCCTAATCCGGGTGGCGCTTTTTATGTAGTAGCTAAATTCCCTATTGATGATGCAGACGTATTTTGTCAATGGATGCTGGAAAGTTTCGACAACAATGGCGAAACGGTCATGATGGCTCCTGCAACTGGTTTTTACTCCAGCCCCGGCTCGGGTAAAGATGAAGTGAGAATGGCTTATGTATTGAATACCGATGATTTAAACAAAGCAATGGATTGCTTAGCGTTAGCTTTGAAACAATATCCTGGTAAAACGAACTAA
- a CDS encoding DUF1573 domain-containing protein gives MKKLIILLTFVLGVTVTSFAQSKPAEFKFEKETHDFGKIPLTSPVSVEFKFVNVGDEPLILTKVETTCGCTVPTYTQTPIKKGESGLIKVTYTPAGSPLPFSKSITINSNAKTPTKVLYIKGETVAGK, from the coding sequence ATGAAAAAGCTAATTATACTATTAACCTTTGTCTTAGGTGTTACCGTTACTTCATTTGCACAAAGCAAACCAGCTGAATTTAAATTCGAAAAAGAGACGCATGATTTTGGAAAAATTCCTTTGACAAGCCCTGTTTCTGTAGAATTTAAGTTTGTAAATGTTGGTGATGAGCCTCTTATTTTGACAAAAGTAGAGACTACTTGCGGTTGTACTGTACCAACTTACACACAAACTCCTATTAAAAAAGGAGAGTCTGGCCTGATTAAAGTTACTTATACGCCTGCTGGTTCACCATTGCCTTTCAGCAAAAGCATTACGATCAACTCTAATGCAAAAACACCTACTAAAGTGTTATACATTAAAGGAGAAACAGTAGCAGGAAAATAA